The following are from one region of the Methanospirillum hungatei genome:
- a CDS encoding BrxA family protein: MERNITNNLLSSPYRDETPHCARHQIGALIHENWLVFSALYEGLSIKEVRQKASDGILFPQKARTTRERFWEVIQYRYLSRPEWVIADICSAAKLGERDSDFLQMLQIHYILRDSLTSRLIQDYIWNRWENQDLQISKADLMVAIQHFGVGHTRIERLTENSLNLLAQMILTSLRDFGLFEGKVKKSLVKPIVSLQVVSHLLRILIQEGYGGDTIINNPTWRMFLMTPEDVSHQLHLLSQQGTIQFERTGTTSILITPKSWLEG; encoded by the coding sequence TTGGAGCGAAACATTACTAACAATTTACTCTCATCACCATATCGTGATGAAACACCTCATTGTGCACGACACCAGATAGGTGCGTTAATTCATGAAAACTGGCTAGTTTTTTCAGCATTATATGAAGGACTTTCTATTAAAGAGGTTCGACAAAAAGCATCCGATGGGATATTGTTTCCTCAAAAGGCCAGAACAACCCGTGAAAGATTCTGGGAAGTAATTCAATATCGTTATTTAAGCAGACCTGAGTGGGTAATAGCAGATATTTGTTCTGCAGCTAAGCTAGGAGAAAGGGATTCTGATTTCCTCCAAATGTTACAGATACATTATATTTTACGAGACTCATTAACATCACGGCTGATTCAAGATTATATTTGGAACAGGTGGGAAAATCAGGACCTTCAAATATCAAAAGCAGATCTTATGGTAGCCATTCAACATTTTGGAGTTGGGCATACTCGGATTGAAAGACTAACTGAAAATAGTTTAAATTTACTGGCTCAAATGATATTAACTTCTCTTCGAGACTTCGGTCTTTTCGAGGGAAAAGTAAAAAAAAGTCTAGTAAAACCTATTGTATCTCTTCAGGTAGTTTCACATCTTCTTCGTATTTTAATTCAAGAAGGATATGGAGGAGATACAATAATCAATAACCCTACCTGGCGGATGTTTTTAATGACACCTGAAGATGTTTCACATCAACTTCATCTCCTTTCTCAACAAGGAACGATTCAATTTGAACGGACTGGTACAACTTCGATATTAATAACACCCAAATCCTGGTTGGAGGGATAG
- the pglX gene encoding BREX-1 system adenine-specific DNA-methyltransferase PglX, producing the protein MDPEQKKILRPLCLNLRHILEGYYDTDDVWHAGDLEQRLNSLGIWWDRDPLPAEQLTHLSPEDKNARTVIDAYLALRDEAGIDRKVAVEEFVRETAYSWANRLLILRCMESRGLIDEVIITKDSYGGRSLALKRIAEKSPQLCTGQDGGLFAMLDAAFSEHAKTLPGIFDPQAPGVALRPSVAALKECIALLSGTQAVSGKIIADDSVFSAPDALGWAYQYWNGEEKDRVFEQLRTKKGKKIEGAAEIIPATQLYTEPYMVKFLVQNSLGAIWMQMHPESNLCSSWEYYVKDADRAPVKQKNVASITFLDPACGSGHFLIEAFDILYQMYEAEGKVTEPDKICKGILSHNLFGIDIDERAVQIARAALWMKAATQVFEFTGTPKNLVATNIRLPKEKDHLAEFLAKHPEDKPLSKALEAIFDGLAHVDELGSLVQIEEPVKKELEVIRKGLGGQATFGGELSGQTMLMAPKSTGEYEEWQAGVMDRIREQFSAEAERANPTERFFSQAAVQGMQIVDLLSRRYDVVAANPPYMGSGNMGSMLKKYVERHYSEGKRDLYAAFILRNLGLNKKGGKVAMVTQQSWMFLGTFSNFRARFEEKGKDVSNYNFKGLLRESSIELLAHLGPHAFEEIGGEVVSTVLFILSNQTPHEKHEILTYRLTGCCNAADKQKGLINKNVSDIKKINQLIFTRIENSPLVYYLEYPLIEILIHNQKLSSLSQSRQGLASANNARFVRLIHEINYKNTLRWVIFVKAGRFQKWTGLENYLVDWGSNGSRIKNSVIEKYTYLKGDYAWVVKNESTYFKEGWTYTKVVSGLGFRKLNSCIYSHGSNSVFFNEDFSDSLFYIGILNSHLSTFFARAISQKLGFESGYIERLPIPSLNSFKNLISRCVEIALFYKGKNCATELLEKSYNFREKSILDELIIIIVEGIIEKLSFESFEIDESSQDLIIYETGTPAGWFPLITNYDSLPSLPDDIPKLPQEVIDYLITHHRISLNDSIKPRLRSLYEAGPGAKEDEPEEPAGGDEEETVVGARIPIPAETFLEELSQKLEIHPISIYWLLQEGIAEGWRCIPEEQRILADRYTVLILQMLGHRWPKQIEAGEPVPAWADDDGIIPITGGCGESTLLERVRERLTAEGEDLREAERYFTEVMGSSLEAWLTTTFFKHHTKQFKKRPVAWQLQSGAFTKKKTPAFACFVYYQAMNQDTIPKIRSQYVGTLRQRYETQLRDLEGISDRSEDQDRRVRELSELIGELKAFDKKLEELAKQGFACKKLEEIVRGESLDNWCSIDGVKPFPSDAAGFLAQEQAYVPDINDGVRVNVAPVQKAGVLAADVIAKKDVEKAIADRAEWRADERRWCREGKLPKCGWW; encoded by the coding sequence ATGGATCCGGAGCAGAAGAAGATCCTCCGCCCGCTCTGTCTGAATCTTCGCCATATCCTTGAAGGATATTATGACACTGATGATGTCTGGCATGCCGGAGATCTGGAGCAGCGACTCAACTCACTTGGAATCTGGTGGGACCGAGATCCCCTACCTGCTGAGCAGCTAACTCATCTGTCACCCGAAGATAAAAACGCCCGGACCGTAATAGATGCCTATCTTGCCCTTCGTGACGAGGCTGGCATCGATCGCAAAGTAGCGGTGGAAGAATTCGTGCGGGAGACCGCGTACAGCTGGGCGAACCGTCTTCTCATCCTCCGGTGCATGGAATCACGAGGGCTCATCGACGAGGTGATCATCACCAAGGATTCGTATGGTGGTCGATCCCTGGCACTTAAACGGATTGCAGAGAAATCCCCCCAACTCTGTACCGGTCAGGATGGCGGACTGTTTGCCATGTTGGATGCGGCGTTTTCAGAACATGCAAAAACCCTGCCTGGCATTTTCGACCCCCAGGCTCCGGGTGTTGCTCTCCGGCCATCTGTAGCGGCTCTGAAAGAATGCATCGCTCTCCTCTCCGGAACCCAGGCGGTGAGCGGAAAGATAATCGCTGACGATTCCGTCTTCTCCGCTCCTGATGCCCTTGGATGGGCATACCAATACTGGAATGGAGAAGAGAAGGACCGGGTCTTTGAACAACTCCGGACAAAGAAGGGGAAGAAGATCGAGGGTGCAGCCGAGATCATCCCGGCCACCCAGCTTTATACCGAACCGTACATGGTCAAGTTCCTGGTGCAGAACAGCCTGGGAGCGATCTGGATGCAGATGCACCCGGAGTCTAATCTTTGTTCCTCCTGGGAATACTATGTGAAGGACGCTGACCGTGCTCCGGTGAAGCAGAAGAATGTTGCATCAATAACGTTTCTCGATCCTGCATGTGGATCCGGGCATTTCCTCATCGAAGCGTTTGATATCTTATACCAGATGTACGAGGCAGAAGGGAAGGTGACGGAACCGGATAAGATATGCAAAGGAATCCTCTCCCATAATCTCTTCGGGATTGATATCGATGAACGGGCCGTTCAGATTGCCCGTGCAGCCCTCTGGATGAAAGCGGCTACCCAGGTCTTTGAATTTACCGGGACACCGAAGAACCTGGTTGCGACAAACATCCGGCTTCCGAAGGAAAAGGATCACCTTGCTGAATTTTTAGCCAAACATCCTGAAGATAAACCACTTTCAAAGGCTCTTGAAGCAATCTTTGATGGCCTGGCCCATGTTGATGAACTGGGAAGCCTGGTGCAGATCGAAGAGCCGGTAAAGAAAGAGTTAGAGGTTATCCGGAAGGGCCTCGGTGGTCAGGCAACCTTTGGCGGGGAATTATCCGGACAGACCATGCTGATGGCTCCGAAGAGCACCGGGGAGTACGAGGAATGGCAGGCCGGGGTGATGGACCGGATTCGGGAGCAGTTTTCTGCGGAAGCAGAACGGGCGAACCCGACTGAGCGTTTCTTCTCGCAGGCTGCCGTGCAGGGGATGCAGATCGTAGATCTCCTGTCAAGACGGTACGATGTGGTGGCTGCGAATCCCCCGTATATGGGCTCGGGAAACATGGGGTCGATGCTCAAGAAGTATGTCGAGAGACATTATTCGGAAGGGAAACGCGATCTTTATGCAGCTTTTATTCTTCGAAATCTTGGGCTTAATAAGAAGGGTGGTAAGGTAGCGATGGTCACCCAACAGTCGTGGATGTTTCTTGGGACATTTTCAAATTTTAGAGCAAGATTTGAAGAAAAAGGCAAAGATGTATCAAATTATAACTTCAAAGGATTATTGAGAGAAAGTTCAATTGAATTATTAGCTCATCTTGGGCCACATGCTTTTGAAGAAATTGGTGGGGAAGTTGTTAGTACTGTATTATTCATCCTATCAAACCAGACTCCACATGAAAAGCACGAAATCCTTACTTATCGATTAACTGGTTGTTGTAATGCAGCAGATAAACAAAAAGGATTGATTAATAAAAATGTTAGTGACATAAAAAAAATTAACCAACTAATTTTCACAAGAATAGAAAATTCTCCTCTAGTATACTATTTAGAATATCCTTTAATCGAGATACTAATACATAATCAAAAACTGTCTTCATTGTCCCAATCCAGACAAGGATTAGCATCAGCAAACAATGCTCGATTTGTTAGATTAATTCATGAAATTAATTACAAAAATACCTTAAGATGGGTAATTTTCGTAAAAGCAGGTAGATTTCAAAAATGGACGGGATTAGAAAATTATCTAGTGGATTGGGGTTCCAACGGTTCCCGAATAAAAAACTCTGTTATCGAAAAATATACCTATTTGAAAGGGGACTATGCTTGGGTTGTAAAAAATGAAAGTACTTATTTTAAGGAAGGATGGACATATACAAAAGTTGTTAGCGGATTAGGATTTAGAAAGTTAAATTCTTGTATTTATTCGCATGGCAGCAATAGTGTCTTTTTTAATGAAGATTTTTCGGATAGTTTATTTTATATTGGGATTTTAAATTCACATTTATCAACATTTTTTGCTAGGGCTATTTCTCAAAAACTGGGGTTCGAATCGGGTTACATTGAGCGTTTGCCAATTCCATCTTTAAATAGTTTTAAGAATTTAATAAGTAGATGCGTAGAAATAGCTCTTTTTTATAAGGGAAAAAATTGTGCTACAGAGTTACTAGAAAAATCCTATAATTTTAGAGAAAAATCAATTCTTGATGAATTAATAATCATAATTGTCGAAGGGATAATTGAAAAATTATCCTTTGAATCCTTTGAAATTGATGAAAGTTCTCAGGATTTGATCATTTATGAAACCGGAACTCCTGCCGGCTGGTTCCCTCTCATCACCAACTACGATTCTCTCCCTTCTCTTCCAGATGATATCCCTAAACTTCCCCAGGAAGTTATTGATTATCTCATTACCCACCACCGAATCTCCCTCAATGACTCAATAAAACCCCGCCTCCGCTCCCTCTACGAAGCCGGACCGGGAGCGAAGGAGGACGAGCCCGAAGAACCCGCCGGAGGCGATGAGGAAGAAACCGTTGTTGGTGCCCGGATCCCCATCCCTGCCGAAACCTTTCTCGAAGAACTCTCCCAGAAACTGGAGATTCACCCCATCTCTATTTACTGGCTCCTTCAGGAAGGTATTGCTGAAGGCTGGCGGTGTATTCCCGAGGAACAGCGGATCCTTGCCGACCGGTACACAGTCCTGATCCTCCAGATGCTTGGTCACCGGTGGCCGAAACAGATCGAGGCGGGTGAACCGGTCCCGGCCTGGGCTGACGATGATGGTATCATCCCGATCACCGGGGGATGTGGAGAGTCGACCCTGCTTGAACGGGTTCGGGAACGTCTGACCGCAGAAGGTGAGGATCTCCGGGAAGCGGAACGATACTTCACCGAGGTCATGGGCTCATCCCTGGAGGCCTGGCTGACAACCACGTTCTTCAAACACCATACCAAGCAGTTCAAGAAACGGCCGGTTGCCTGGCAACTGCAGAGTGGAGCCTTCACCAAGAAGAAAACCCCAGCATTTGCCTGTTTTGTCTATTATCAAGCGATGAACCAGGACACGATCCCGAAGATCCGGAGTCAGTATGTGGGAACGCTCAGGCAGCGGTATGAGACACAGCTTCGGGACCTTGAAGGGATATCAGACCGGAGTGAAGACCAGGACCGCCGGGTTCGAGAACTTTCAGAACTCATTGGAGAACTGAAAGCGTTTGATAAGAAACTGGAAGAGCTGGCAAAGCAGGGGTTTGCCTGCAAAAAACTTGAGGAGATTGTAAGGGGTGAATCCCTTGATAATTGGTGTTCTATCGACGGCGTTAAACCATTCCCATCTGATGCTGCAGGATTCCTGGCCCAGGAACAGGCGTATGTTCCGGATATCAACGACGGGGTCAGAGTGAATGTTGCTCCGGTCCAGAAGGCAGGGGTACTGGCTGCGGATGTGATTGCAAAGAAGGATGTGGAGAAAGCGATCGCAGACCGGGCTGAATGGCGGGCTGATGAACGGAGATGGTGCCGGGAAGGGAAATTGCCGAAGTGTGGGTGGTGGTGA
- a CDS encoding type II toxin-antitoxin system HicB family antitoxin codes for MTEYTIIIHPAEEGGYWVEVPTLPGCFSQGESIEEAMINVKEAIELHIEGLMEEHEPVPVENDLIIGRIQVPQIEA; via the coding sequence ATGACTGAATATACCATTATTATTCATCCAGCTGAAGAAGGAGGATATTGGGTTGAAGTCCCAACATTGCCAGGATGTTTCTCACAAGGGGAATCAATAGAGGAAGCAATGATAAACGTCAAGGAGGCAATCGAGCTCCACATCGAAGGTCTCATGGAAGAACACGAACCAGTCCCCGTTGAAAATGATCTCATTATCGGAAGAATTCAAGTACCTCAAATTGAAGCCTAA
- a CDS encoding type II toxin-antitoxin system HicA family toxin — translation MKNLKGLKGQEAIKGFYKAGGIPRKGKGDHINIKMPNGQLITIPISGEIKTGLLKASIRKAGLTEEEYLHYLED, via the coding sequence ATGAAGAACCTAAAAGGTTTGAAAGGCCAAGAAGCAATTAAAGGCTTCTATAAAGCGGGTGGAATACCCAGAAAGGGCAAAGGGGATCACATTAACATTAAAATGCCCAATGGACAACTAATAACTATACCAATATCTGGTGAAATAAAAACCGGATTGCTAAAGGCATCAATCCGTAAAGCCGGACTAACTGAAGAAGAATATTTACATTACCTTGAGGATTGA
- the brxC gene encoding BREX system P-loop protein BrxC → MKIEEIFEIPISDKIEAVIKVAEKGDETKLAAEIGSYVVTPLIEKILDEFLDHYTDSFRKDTTEVGVWISGYFGSGKSHLAKIMGLLSENQIIKGVTACERFESRITTGSNYRDSIIRSLKLMNQCDTEVLAFNLNTIQDAKKHDLAHLLLSQFYWSRGYCTNLTYARVIEAEVDRSGKLDDLHQLVETLSGKKWEDIRKNPTFFLKYFYEAACTLLPENFPNADSLKESLQRAEREELVNVAFLVQECLAYLKRKELQHPGQPQRLLWVLDETGQWIEANKGRLSAVQAFIEELAIKGQGKIMAIVTTHGDMGAIYAEARALDTEMKKIAGRFWIKPTLTTENIELVLEERLLKKNHGGEKLLADVYSRRGGGLRSIGELANTNQKLPDCTDTSFIKYYPFFPYQIHLIPEIVKSIRSKGGHGEQMSGSTRTLLGIVHGILKAGRRPYLHSEVRPMVSFDEFYYNLEGSEISPDVKSDIMRIVSKTGGSELTRQVAEVLYLVRELPYIPRSLGNISRLLASDIEEDLPQIEARVEQELAVLQDAKLVAKSGDEYEYLTGEKRSFEEEVASLMTMDPTDKEKGLTKYFVKGDGKEPYVEWLGIATLEYLGNRFPFTLIIDHTPVTGTSGSVTLDLITPYGRVAQKEDSIVQNSLTSQNTLFVVSGRVQELEQNLTRYLAMKTVAENWRGDSSKSEEARKLAREREENDLKKLRRAVMDDLATGLAGGTLIFRGAKIPIPQKTGMKPGDALRSLCGDQLKSIYTQYDRVAVRVKDDQKAIRDVVSGKGASNADVRDLNVYDIGSSTLNEHAALLSEVSGYLRSEYMQGRKVTGKALMKQFEEPPYGWDSNAIRVAVAALVREGRIEISIGNRPFRNLDDPELLEALRIKTKFDSSSIAPAGEVDTADVTTARKFLIQLTKKKNIDETAPAIYAAFDEIYQSVTSLAKPVKIWASGSGLPIPTTFSEGLIAFDDVFSITIPSQRVIEIVKNQDLLSQGYKAVHEYATFHTKHGATFVDLKEFVQTLEGILHYATEKPEIDEFVSRYKEATQARKVVDPTVWSGLIDGKNKADLALRELIVDWKEKARDAAFEIRSVVIDKAKGLQIEEEFVEGLLTDLGKCSQMIDAETHPVTLAVLAGRISGLQLGIINKLEDEYKRRHPDPFPGVRETKLEKIKVADFIQKKRIVSTGDWDQVRDSLDKKVKDLLKQEFEVELE, encoded by the coding sequence ATGAAAATCGAGGAAATTTTTGAAATTCCAATATCGGATAAAATTGAAGCTGTAATTAAGGTTGCAGAAAAGGGAGATGAAACCAAACTTGCTGCAGAGATTGGTAGTTATGTTGTAACTCCTCTTATCGAGAAAATATTAGATGAATTTCTCGATCATTATACCGATTCATTCAGAAAAGACACCACAGAAGTGGGTGTTTGGATATCTGGATACTTTGGATCTGGAAAGTCTCATCTTGCAAAAATAATGGGCTTACTTTCTGAGAATCAGATAATCAAGGGTGTGACAGCGTGTGAGCGATTTGAGAGCAGGATTACAACAGGATCAAACTACCGTGATTCAATAATCCGCAGTTTAAAGCTCATGAATCAGTGTGATACTGAAGTCCTTGCATTCAACCTGAATACCATACAGGATGCAAAAAAGCATGATCTGGCCCATCTTCTTCTTTCGCAGTTTTATTGGTCGCGGGGATATTGTACAAATCTAACTTATGCAAGAGTAATTGAGGCTGAAGTTGACCGTTCAGGAAAACTGGATGACCTCCACCAATTAGTAGAAACCTTATCCGGAAAAAAATGGGAAGATATCAGGAAGAATCCTACCTTCTTCCTCAAATATTTTTATGAGGCTGCTTGTACCCTGCTTCCGGAGAATTTTCCAAACGCCGATTCTTTAAAAGAATCTCTTCAACGAGCTGAACGCGAAGAACTGGTTAATGTCGCCTTTTTAGTTCAGGAATGTCTTGCATATCTCAAACGTAAAGAGCTACAACATCCAGGGCAACCACAACGGCTTCTCTGGGTACTTGATGAAACGGGACAATGGATAGAAGCTAACAAAGGAAGATTATCTGCAGTTCAGGCATTTATTGAAGAATTAGCGATTAAGGGTCAGGGGAAGATTATGGCGATAGTAACAACCCATGGAGATATGGGTGCTATCTATGCTGAAGCTCGAGCACTTGACACCGAGATGAAAAAAATTGCAGGAAGATTCTGGATAAAACCCACTCTCACGACAGAGAACATCGAGTTGGTTCTTGAAGAACGACTTCTAAAAAAGAATCATGGTGGAGAGAAATTACTTGCTGATGTATATTCAAGACGTGGAGGAGGTCTCAGGAGTATTGGCGAACTTGCGAATACAAATCAAAAACTTCCTGATTGCACAGATACCTCATTTATTAAATATTATCCCTTTTTTCCCTATCAGATTCACCTCATCCCTGAAATTGTAAAGTCCATTCGTTCGAAGGGTGGTCATGGAGAACAGATGAGTGGTTCGACAAGAACCCTCCTTGGCATTGTACATGGGATATTGAAAGCCGGAAGAAGGCCTTACCTTCATTCTGAAGTCAGACCCATGGTTTCATTTGATGAATTTTATTATAATCTAGAGGGGTCGGAGATCAGTCCTGATGTGAAATCTGATATCATGAGGATTGTATCCAAAACCGGAGGTTCTGAACTTACCAGGCAGGTTGCTGAAGTTCTTTACCTTGTTCGAGAGCTTCCCTATATACCCCGCTCTTTAGGAAATATATCCCGCCTACTCGCTTCAGATATTGAAGAAGATCTTCCACAAATAGAAGCCAGAGTAGAACAAGAACTGGCAGTTCTTCAAGATGCAAAACTCGTTGCAAAATCCGGAGATGAATATGAATATCTTACCGGAGAAAAGCGTTCTTTTGAAGAGGAAGTTGCATCTCTTATGACCATGGACCCGACTGATAAGGAAAAGGGTCTGACTAAATATTTCGTGAAAGGTGATGGGAAGGAACCATATGTCGAATGGCTTGGAATCGCAACTCTTGAGTATCTGGGTAACAGATTTCCGTTTACCCTTATCATTGATCATACCCCGGTTACCGGTACGAGTGGAAGTGTAACTCTTGATCTGATTACACCATATGGAAGAGTGGCACAAAAGGAAGATTCTATTGTCCAAAACAGTTTGACATCGCAGAATACTCTTTTTGTTGTTTCAGGACGTGTTCAGGAGCTGGAGCAGAATCTTACCAGATATCTTGCTATGAAGACTGTTGCAGAGAATTGGAGAGGTGATTCCTCAAAATCTGAGGAGGCACGAAAGCTCGCTCGGGAACGTGAAGAAAATGACCTCAAAAAACTTCGTCGTGCAGTTATGGATGATCTTGCAACAGGTCTTGCCGGAGGCACTCTGATATTTCGTGGAGCAAAAATTCCGATTCCACAAAAAACAGGGATGAAACCTGGGGATGCTCTCCGTTCTTTATGTGGAGATCAACTGAAGAGCATTTATACTCAGTATGATCGTGTTGCAGTTCGGGTGAAAGATGACCAAAAGGCTATTCGTGATGTAGTTTCAGGAAAAGGAGCATCAAATGCTGATGTCCGAGATCTGAATGTCTATGATATCGGCTCTTCAACCCTGAATGAACACGCAGCTTTATTAAGTGAGGTTTCAGGGTATCTTCGTTCAGAGTATATGCAAGGACGGAAAGTAACTGGAAAAGCCCTGATGAAACAGTTTGAAGAACCTCCCTATGGATGGGACTCGAATGCAATCAGAGTGGCTGTTGCAGCTCTTGTTAGAGAAGGTCGTATAGAAATTAGTATTGGAAACCGACCCTTTAGAAATCTGGATGATCCAGAATTACTTGAAGCTCTCCGTATTAAAACAAAATTTGATTCTTCAAGTATTGCACCTGCCGGAGAGGTTGATACTGCTGATGTTACTACCGCTCGAAAATTCCTGATTCAATTAACCAAAAAGAAGAATATTGATGAGACCGCTCCTGCAATTTATGCTGCTTTTGATGAGATATATCAGAGTGTAACCTCTCTTGCAAAACCAGTAAAAATTTGGGCATCAGGTTCAGGCCTTCCCATACCCACGACTTTTTCTGAAGGGCTTATCGCTTTTGATGATGTTTTTTCGATTACAATTCCCAGTCAACGTGTGATTGAGATTGTAAAGAACCAGGATCTTCTTTCCCAGGGATATAAGGCAGTTCATGAATATGCTACATTTCATACCAAGCATGGAGCAACCTTTGTCGATTTGAAAGAATTTGTACAAACGCTTGAGGGAATATTACATTATGCAACTGAAAAACCGGAGATTGATGAGTTTGTTTCACGGTATAAAGAAGCGACTCAAGCCAGGAAAGTAGTTGATCCTACTGTCTGGTCTGGTCTTATCGATGGTAAAAACAAGGCAGATCTTGCCCTTCGTGAACTGATTGTAGATTGGAAGGAAAAAGCGAGGGATGCTGCTTTTGAGATACGTTCTGTGGTCATTGACAAGGCAAAAGGTCTTCAAATTGAAGAAGAATTTGTAGAAGGGTTGCTTACTGACCTTGGGAAATGCTCACAGATGATTGATGCGGAGACACATCCTGTAACTCTGGCAGTCCTGGCCGGGAGGATATCTGGTCTTCAACTAGGGATTATTAATAAACTGGAAGATGAGTATAAAAGACGTCATCCTGATCCCTTTCCTGGAGTGCGAGAAACAAAACTCGAAAAGATTAAGGTCGCTGATTTCATTCAAAAGAAACGGATTGTTTCAACAGGTGACTGGGATCAGGTACGTGATTCCCTGGACAAGAAGGTAAAGGACCTTCTGAAACAGGAGTTTGAGGTTGAATTGGAATAA